The genomic region GGCAAGtcatttctttctttcccctgGCCATCAAGCTTTATGCTGATTCGATGACATCTCAAGCGACGTATTTGAAAAATCCGCTCgtctcctctctctcccctcctccGCCCTCAAAGCACCCGGCGCCATCCTCGAGCACTACGCCTTCCTCCCCCCTCTTGCCCCCTACGACACCCATCCCCTCCCTCGAAAcctcctccccatcccaCTCACTACTGGCAAGACCAAAAGCATCTTGGCCTGGTCTTTTGCCGGCATGTTCGCTTCCTTCCAAACCGCCATCGAACACGCAAAAACCAAACACTGTCATCGCGAATTGACCGAACCCGACAGACGCGCATTCGCTCGCCTGGTCCAAAGCGCAATCACCACCCACCTCCTCACGAAACTCGCTCAGCGTATCGCCCTCTTACCCTCCGACTTGCGAGAACAGTTGGGCGGGATCGTGATTTCTGGCGGGGTCGCTTCCAACGCTTATATCCGCTCCCAACTCCACGAATTCGTCAAACACGAAAACGGACCGTTCCCCGTCCCAAGCTCCCCAGAAACCAGGAAAATCTTTTACCCACCCCTCCATTTATGTACAGATAACGCCGCCATGATTGCGCACACAGCGCTCATCAGGCTCCAAACAGGGCTGAAATCAGATCCCGATAATCTCAAGTTGAGAGCAAAGTGGTCCCTCGAGGATATGTACGATGATGTACCCGACGAAGCGTATTCCTTCAAGGGCGCTCGAGAAATAGGTATGGGGCTGTAGTCGTAATTGGAGGTTTGGGTCAAATGGGGGAATAGTACCTTTGCACTGTATATACAATGTCGTTGCATTTCATAAATAAACCTCTTTGCACCGGTCGTTACGTATAGAAAAATAGAGGAACCCAAAGCATTAGAAGATGAtaaaaagaagggaaaaaagtctatatacatatatatatatatctatatatataaataACCCAAATCCACGGATTCACCAAACGGGCTCCAGAAGAGGAACCAAGAGTAAAAGAGAATATTGCGGATGCAGGAGATTTCTAGAGGATCACACATTTTTTGGTCTTCTTGACCGCTGGTGGTTCAAGTGCTGCTACGATTGCCTAAGAATAAAAATGTCAGTTTCAGTTTTCACTTTTGCGCTGTCaacccccccccccccccacACACACCCCAGCTAGCAACTCACCTCATCAAAGACATTCTTCAACCCCTTTTGCGTCAACGCCGAACACTCTACATactttcttcctcccaacTCTCTCGCCAACCGCTCCCCTTGTTCCTGCGTTATCAACCCCGCCGCCCTCCCTCCTCTGTGGCTGTTCATCATTTTCTCCACCTGCTTTGGATCATCCCTCAAATCCACTTGCGTGCCTACTATCAAACACGGCGCCCCGGGACAGTGATGTGAGATTTCATGAAACCATTTTTCGCGAACATTCTCGAATGAAGCGGGTGAAGCGATGGAGAAGCAGATGAGAAAGACGTCAGTTTGGGGGTAGGACAGTGGGCGCAGACGGTCATAGTCTTCTTGGCCGGCAGTATCGAATAAACCGAGTGTGTACTGCCGTAAAGAACAGCATCAGTGTCAAGTGTCAAGTATCAAGAGTCAAGTGTCGAGACAGAGAAAGAACGGAACGACGTACAGGGCTATCACCAATCATGACGGTCACAGCATAGTTATCAAATACCGTAGGCACATACTCCGATGGAAACTTGTTTGTCGTATATGATATCAACAGACATGTCCTACATCGACACAAATCCCCATGGTCAGCTTAAGTGGGGCAACCATCTTTGTTTTTTTTCGTAGAGGGTTAAGGACTAATGGGAGAAGCGGACGTACTTTCCGACAGCGCCGTCGCCAACGACGACACATTTGATCGTCTGCATTATCTTGAAGAGGTTTCGGGAGACTGACGgtagaaaaaaaagttgAGATGAAACAGTGTGATATTGGAAAGAGCAAAGTGTTTGTTGTTTTGTTGGATATCAGGAAATCTATCGCGAGCTTGTTTCAGAT from Cryptococcus decagattii chromosome 6, complete sequence harbors:
- a CDS encoding cell division control protein 42, which translates into the protein MQTIKCVVVGDGAVGKTCLLISYTTNKFPSEYVPTVFDNYAVTVMIGDSPYTLGLFDTAGQEDYDRLRPLSYPQTDVFLICFSIASPASFENVREKWFHEISHHCPGAPCLIVGTQVDLRDDPKQVEKMMNSHRGGRAAGLITQEQGERLARELGGRKYVECSALTQKGLKNVFDEAIVAALEPPAVKKTKKCVIL